The genome window CAATCCATTCATTTCCAAAAAGAAAGTTCAATCTATCAACAGTAATTAAGCTGGCAGGTGATATAAAACAAGCATATTTTTTCCTCTGGAAATTGCTATTCCTATTTACTCATACCAATAAAAAGAGCCCCTTTTAAGGTTTCGTAACTTTTATTGAAAGTAGagtccttttattttaaaaaaaatcaagcaagcAGTGACCAGGGAGTCAAAAATTCAAACATTCACAAACTATTATGGTCCCCACACTATCTAAGAATGGATGTTACACAGCTGGTGATAATGCTAAGGGTGTAGCCAATGAAATCTTAAGTTTCTGCTTACCAAACTAGCCCGCTACATGCCCCAGCCTTAACtggcagaaaaaaaacacccttgatTTTCTCTTAGTTTAtctttcttccatcttcaaaaTCCTACCAGAATTAGGAACAGAACCCCAAAGCCCGGCTTCCTTTTATTTGGCTGGATTTCCTCATACAGATGACATGTCAGATTGAGGAAATTGAACTCATAGCAAGTGTCATCCTAGATAAAGGTTACGCTGTGGGAAagcagtgtgttttttaaaaagcatttgaggTGTGCTTTTTTTTATACCTCTGAATGACTCCAAACATAAGCAATTCCCAGGAGTCGTCTAAAATACAGAGGGACAACGCCCCTCCCCCATCCTAACTGCCACCCTTCAGAGAAGAGTCCCCATTTAAAAATCTGTCTCTAAATCCTCATCAGAATTGGAGTCGTCTGGGGAATTTATTGTTATGGGGGGTTTATAAGTGGGTATTTTGGGTTTTGTTACGGTTACAGGAGGCACGGTTACAGTTGGAACAATATTCGTCATGTaatgtgggggagaggagggaaggatcTCAGGTTCAGGtagctgtgcagaggcaggaggTACTTGCAGAGAAGGGTCTGAAATAACGGGGAGGCTGGACCTTCTTCCTGGTTGAGCAGCACTGTTGGTTGCCTCAGTTTCGCTAGGCTTGCTGGGCTTAAACAGGTCCTTCAGGCTCGGAAACCAGGACAAGAAATCGGCTTTCTTGGGAGCTTCCGAACCTGACGCATCTGAAAAAGCATCTATCAAGGGCTTGAAGAGTTTGGGCAAATCAGAAATTGAAAATGTATCTTCATCGACTGACTCTGTTTCCGATTTGCCTTCATTGCTGTCATTTATGGcctcttcctcatcttcctcaaTAGCTCTCTTGACGATGAGGCTGAAGAGGGCAAGAGCATCGGCCTCATCAACTGTATCATTTGCTCTGGTTCCTTCACTAACTACTGCAGGTCCTTCCAAGTTGGTCGTTTCGGTCTCATTGGTGTCATTCGCCGCCTCAATATCATCATCTTCCAGGGTACCATCAGGCTCAGATATGTCCTCCTCTTCGGAACCGGGTTCAAACTCGAATTTATTAAGGACAGACTCTTCTTCAAGGTCTCCAAGCTTTGACCCAGTTGTCACGCTGACGGACGTTGTAGCCGTCGTGGTGATGGATCGAGATGTCGCCCCTGAAAGGTCCATCAAAGAGAGATAGGGTGAAGCAGCAGATTTATAAGCCAAAGTACCCGGACCTCATCATGGGCTTTAAAAAGCAAGTATCCAATTATCCCCCAACCACACAAGAGCCTGAATTGCCACAGATCACTGCTATATCGGAGTCAAGATACCATATTTCTCATTGAGTGTattcagcggtgggatccaaaaatgttagtaacaggttcccatggtggtgggattcaaactgtggcatagcgccaatggggtggggcggggcacgacgggggcatggctgggcattccgagggcggggcattgctgggcgggctTTGTGGCAAGGGCGCGGCCTGCGCCCGATCGCGGAAGGAAGCGAATGCACGAGGCGGAGgctgcgccggtgcacctcctgctagactgcttcaagttctgcgtgctactgctgagaggaggggcgtaaccaaggtaaaaatcacgtggcaaaatcactaattagtaaccccctcttggcacacgcaaataattagtaacctactctcgggaacctgtgagaacctgctggatcctatcACTGAGTGTATTTTATCCTACTTTTCCTCCAAAGGCTGCCAAATGGCCTAGAGAAACGTGATCTGTCCCTGTAATATTGTACCTATTGTAgttttatcctgtctttcttccTAAAAGCTGAAGACAGCAGAGTGGATGGGCTTTGCCTCCTCCCACACCCCCATTTTCTCTGCCCAACAGTGCACTGAGGGTAGATAGTCTGAGAGTGAAAGGAAGTCATTTCCTCAGATCTGTTGCAGTAGAAGTGCATTCAGACACTCAGTCTCCCGCCTCTATACTTCAGTGGTAGGAGGCCCAGGAGGACTGTGCTACGACATTTCTCCACATAGGCAATTTGCTGTCTATTGCTCCATCTAAGGTGTTGCTCTTGTTGATGCTGCAGGCAGTAGCTCCTACACCTACGAATTACTCCCAAATTATAATCTGTTTAGGTGTCAACCTCGCCCTATTACGAGGAAccaggtgacatcacttccatatCCATGCAGTGACACAACATCTGATAGGGCATGCTGTTCCCATTTAACAGATGGGAAACAAAGGCCAGCTGTCTGCCTACCCCACCCACCATCTCTCACCAAATCCTTCGCTTAGATTCCTACTGCGTTTGCCCTAAACCCAGTGTTCACACGCAGCCCTTTTGCTAACATTTAGAATCAATGGGATTACTCATAAACAGGTGGGTTGAGGTTACATTCTTCATTTATTGAATCCCTGGTTGGGAGGAATCTCATTTGCTGATTTCTTCATCCAGAAACAAGTTTAGAAAAGCAGAACGGATAAAGAGAGCTTTCCCCACTTCTTAAAGTCAATCTATCACCCACGTTGTTTTCTCTGAGTAAAAGCATTGTATAATCCCCAAGTAAGAAGTTTTGGCAGGACTTTTACAAACAGTCAACAGGTACAGCTTTCACCATCACGAGAATtccatgctggggagggggggaaggggcccagcatctggtcatggcccacccaccctgggaggaaaggggagggggagggggaggaaggggagagggccaGCATCTGGTCAaggctcttcctccctccctccctccctcctcctctccataccccttccccccaggatgGGCAGGCCACAAGATGATAaggcccccgccctccccccagggtAAATGAGCTGTGACCTGATGatggcccccttccccctccccgggGTGGGGCACAAACAGATGGGCCAGGGGCAGCACCCCTTTCTCCGTGGAGGGAGACTGTTGTGCTGTTCTcaccatgtatttttaaaagatgctatagcagtgtttcccaaccttttcgaggtcagggtacccttcacctcactcttcatatctcacggtacccctgccgccaccctccaccttcccctcccattgcccctgcttgccacacaccccaccttcccctcccagggtgaagggtagcactggggtggtggtggctgctgaccttgtggcaggccctgccccatgggccagctccatgtccttgctggcaccggtgggagacaccacaaaaatgggggggggggcagtagtgttgccacggtacccctgggacatgctcatggcaccccagggtaccagggaaccctggttgagaatggctgcgcTATAGGGTTTAACTAGGAACTAGTTTATTCACAAAACTAGCATGTTGTGGTGGTTAAcagcatgtggactctaatctggagatccgggtttgattcccattcctctgcatgaacagcggactcttatccggtgaactggatttgtttccaaactcctgcacctgaagccttctgggtgacctgaggctagccatagttctctcagaactctctcagctccacctacctcacaaggtgtcaattgtggggagaagaagggaaggagtttgtaagcactttTAAGTCTCACAGAacagaaaggggagtataaatccaaaactccttctcctcctagcTGGAAAATTCCCAGCAAAACTTACGTActtttgtaatttatttacaccacaggtgtcaaacttgcggccctccagatgtcatggactacagttcccatcatcccctgccagcatgatgctggcaggggatgatgggaactgtagtccatgacatctggagggccgtgagtttgacacctatgatttacaCAGTATACTTAAGATCAGCTTATCATTTGGGGCCTAGTTCATCCTATTTCCTTTATATGAAAATAGCGAACTGGCTATGACTTAAAAGCAATCTCTCCGTTGATAGCCCAAAATGCTAAAAAGCATACTGCTGGGAAAAACACATCAAGATACAACAGAGGGCAGCTTTGTCCCTGAAGTACTGCCTCCTACAACGCTGCTTTTACTTAACACATAAGTATACATAAGGCATAAGCAATCTGTCTGAGTTTTCATAGATCAAAGCCGTCATGAGTTTCAGAGTATATTAGACTTCTAACAGAGACTCACAAGAATTTTTAAGACTTGGCTCTGTATTACTTCAAGGGaatcctgatttaaaaaaaacacaatgttGCTCTGTACATAAATTACCTTCCCTGTGATTGCAATTGTAAATTTCATTTATAGAGCCAATAGGCTCCACCTTGAAACCAATTAAATTGCTTGTCACCTGTAGCTCATCTTCAAAGGATTCAAACAGGCCTTGACCCCAAGAATCCTTAGGAATTAGCCTCTTCAGAATGCAGATGGAATAcggcattaaaaaaatatatatcttctcCTTGTGTTGAAAAAGTcacctccattaaaaaaacaacaacaacctgggaTTGAAAAAAGATAAACGTATAACTCGGCTTTGTCCCCAATGAGCCAGTGTGGGACACAGACTGCAGAGCTTGTGAAGGATAGGGCAAAGCTCCGGGTAGCAGGGCAGCACAACTCACTGGAACTCAGTAGGAACTCAaacgcacacagcagctcagcttcacagaagcggtccaaCTTTTATTGTTCACCAAGTTGTTTgcacagacaaagtgctccgccaggcagtgcgaagacaagtgtctctcaGAGCTACGTACAGTTCAGCCTTATATACATTATACTGTCCAATCATAATGCAGCATCAATTAAGCTCAGAATGAGGCTAGGTCATACGATAACTGTCaactagattttgctgatcaggcACCTGTTTGACAGTACTCTGACAGGGCTGATGactcaggggtgggattcaaacattttaacaacaggttccgatggtggtgggattcaaataatgactgttaaaaagtatctttaaaaatatttttcatatcacttttttattttaagtattaaaaatattaatattaataaaaatattttaagtattaaaaaagtgaaaaaggaaattttaacaacaggttctacagaaccttcagaaccccctgaatcccacctctggctgatgTACATCCAGGAAGACCTcgattcagaggcgtagctagaccatagtgcaccaggtgcacactctggcttttgcgcccccccccccacgcaccacaccccacttacttttaggaaaggagcaggccggagaagaaggccggaagcctgcctgtgttgcctgggcctggtggaactACCCCAGGTTCCCCACAAGAATGTAGTTCCCATGCCTGGCTGAAACTTCTGGCCCTCCATTCCTAAAAAGTAAGTGGGGTATTCGCATGAAGGAAAGGGCACCGCGtaagggtgccatgggggggggggcatgggggagggagggatttctgCTGttatgactagaaatggtgctcGGTGCATAAGCAACCCCTGTCCCTGGTGGCCATCACTTCCTTGATTCAAAACCCTCTGTATCCGTATCCAGATGAAACAAACAAGCATTACACAGGAACATGGATGCTTTTTGCTGGGTAGGTTTGTGCCTCATTATTTTCTCTTCTAGCTTGTGATGAAGGAATTCTGATTAGAAGTTATCTATGATTACCCACGATATACTAATGGTGGTTTGAGAGTCAACCAGAGTTGGAGTCCCACTTTGAGGTGTGGGACTAAACTACTGTTTAATTTGGTTTAGAATCTcagttgtggtggtgggggggactaACTCTGCTTAACTCATGTACCAGTACTCAAGAGTCACGGGTATCTAGGACAACTTCATCATACTGCCAGGGAAGGAGTgtagctgggattcaaacccagcaACAAGCCATAAATTCCAGCTAGGGGGTTGGCttgttgtgacatctgaatgccaATTTGGGCAAGCTTCATCTGCCTCCCAGTTTCACTTGCCTCACAGAGGTGTTGTAAGATCAAAATGCTGCAGTGGAGCATGcccagagttccttggaggaagggtgggatttttaaaaatctagtttaatatataaatatgagGGATGGGGGGTTTCCTACAGAGAATGTCATTTCCAATATCCAACATGTCTGATCAGGAGCTAGCATGACCCATATTTCTATCTAAGTGAACTTTGAATCATAAAAGCTTATAAccttgaaaattttgttggtctttaaggcgtTCTTGGACTCAAATAACATGATTCATTTTGATTTTGGATGTCAATATCAGCTTTCCCACGAAGTTCACCAGACTTCTTTGGGGAAATCACCTCTACCAACACCAACACCGAAGAACTAACTGCAGCAGGGGGAGTGGAGCTTTCTGTACATGTTCAGGAGCATTCTGAATATACATTAGATGCCAGCTTTAATTCTATAAATTTGTGGGAGATATGTTTAAGGAGGGATGGAGAATTTTCACATACAAGTCTTCAATTTTTTAACTAAATTAGAGATAAGGTTACAATATAGTTATATCTGCACTTTGCTATTTTTTTAGAAATTGAATTTGGTTTAAAGTACTTACTAAGATTTTAAAGCTTTCCGGGTTTTGATATCAAGGAAAAGTTTATTATATTATGGATAACTTCAACGGCAGGTAATGGGCGGAAGTCCAAATAGTTATTTGTAGTTTTTCACCTCTGTTGTCTTTCTAGCTTAGAGTGATTGGATCACTAAAGTGTAATTTTTCCTATcagttttgttgtagttgttataaaatctatctatctatctatctatctatctatctatctatctatctatctatctatctatctatctatctatctatctatctatctatctatctatctattattgcTAAGGACGAATTAGGAACGTTAGGGAAGCCACActtcacttacttacttacttacttacttacttacttacttacttacttacttacttacttgcctTGCTTGCCTTGCCTTGCTTGCGCTagcacttacttacttacttacttacatttgTAGCCCACCCCTTCCCAACCTGGGTCGGGGTCAGGGCAGTGCgtatacattttaaaagcaattttactTGTATATAACATTCACTGGCATCTATCATTTAAAACTCAAAGATGGTAGAGGTGTTTGAACAGGCCTCATGGAAGGCAAAGCCCAACCCGAACTTCTGGATATGAGCCCTCATTAAAAGAGCTGTTcaagcttaagtggcagagtcaAGGGGAACAGCGCCAGAGATGTCAACGCTTTGATTATTGTCCAGGAGGCCAGGCAGATGACAATACGGACATAACTGGAGTGGCCTCAagcaaaggcccggtggaacatcttgtgaagcgtttccccacttacccacTTTGACCCCACTTACTCAGATGCTTGGCAGCTGCTCTCAGAAACGCCGTTTCAGCGTTATCGTGCATTTGGCTGGCAGCGTGCCGGGCTTCCCCATCCAAAGGCGctgtttggaagagcaccaggaatggcGCCTGACGCTTGAgaggcgtgacagcggcagcgccAAGCGAGGCTGACTGCATTAAGCGCCCACCCCCCCTGTAGTAGAGAGTGCGGGGGGACCCAGCGTACCTTGCCCATACAGTAGCGGCGGGGCGGAAAGGTCAGTGGAAAATGCCCGCAATGATGCCTTTACAGGGCCTGCGGAAAGTTTATTGCTGGGATTTGGGGAAAGTGCCAGTCAcgcacaatccagtaatgaagagGAGTTAACTGTTGCATGCTAATTGgattagtgaggtcagaagtcagtgaccaagGTAAAGGGTCGAAGTACCTATTGGTTAAGCAGACTGGCATCAGTTAACATGCAGTCTCACACGTAGGCATTAGATCTATATTCTTTCTTACACTTTGCACGTGTTCAGTAGCTtgttagccatgtgatagtcaaGTAGCAAGCTGGTCGAAGGAGCTTGCTAGTTGGAGATATGTTTACTTGTTTTCTATCCAAGTTACCCTTTCCCATTTTAGTAgctagtaaactttattttcagtaagcaactgtctctgcaTTTTTTTATTGCGCGTACCACAGTTTGCAACAGGAGGCAGGATGTAGGTGGTTCTGATTGACTGGCAGGCCGTGGTATCGTCAAGAAATTCAGTAATCTCACTTTCCAAGCTACTAAAAATTTCCTTTAAGAAAGCAGTCTCCAATCCCAATCTGGCCAGGAGAACCAGCTCCAAGATCGCCAGAccaggcacccacccaccccaccctgcagCCAAGGTAGCTACCTCCAGTGCCGCTCTGGACTGGAGAAGCTGTTGTAGGCTTACTAGTTCAAGCAGCTGCCACCCGCACTGTcaatctggcccaaggtcacccagccggctacatctggatgagtggggaatcgaacctgcttCTCCCgaattagaatctgccactctttaaccactacaccacgctggatacATAGATAGATAAATGAGATAGATAatataatccacctttcttaaAAAGGCTTAAGGTGGTGATCCGCAATGGCTTTTCTTAAATCTCATCTCAATcaaacagcagtgggaaaaatTCAATTATCAGCACAGTGCTTCACAAATAAACAGCAATCTCATCCACTTCTGCTCAAAGATACGTAGCGCAAGCTCTTTGAAACAAAATGGATTTGTGGACCCTCCAAAAAAGCCAAAAGGGAAGAAGCTTGACACAcatccaaaggtgggatccagcaggttctcaccagttcccgagagcgggttactaattatttgtgtgtgccgagaggggattactaattgggtccgattttccatctccacgcccctACAGCCTCCTCGAGAGGTATGGAGCTGCCCCAgagcgtgaaggttccatatagcaattcgcGACTAATACTGcttaactccctgaactgggttaatcccgcttttcaggtactgcaattcatggattctcagcctttcgtaccttttctcTCACCAgtttctatcaaagaacctgtgtgtttcaccattgctgtgttcagatttgtgagttggggcattttctataatgggatgatgatttagaaatgacctggtgcaaaaaaaaattggggggttgtggtggggaatTTGGCTGCCTgtggggggatccaactcaggttttgcccagggctcaggtttgcctaggtacgcctctgccccctttgctgagggggggctggcgagggaacctgttactaaaaattttggatcccaccactgcacacatccTTTAGAAATCTGTTCCGTAACATATGAGTGAAGTTGGAAAGGCCAGATTCCTCGTAGAGGATGGTCATAAAAGCCGCAATGGTGAAGAGTTAACAAGGAGTTTTGGGTGGATCTCAGTggatgcacagatgcatgcagaCTGGCCAAAACAAAGTGAACTGTCTAGCATCTGCTACTTGCTCTATGATCAGTGATATCCAAAATTTACAAGGCTAATTCAGACAGGTTATTTTTCCCACACTGATGCTGCACGGGCTGGATatttcgccatcactgcagtatAATCACCATTCACAGCTGAATCAGCTTGTTCATACAAGAAAATCTATGTGTGAATTGTTGTTGTGGGCACATCAATTCTGCAATATTCACCAATATGCGATAGAAAAGTCAtgaagagaaaaagggggatagaaACGCCATCTCTTCTGAAATGTGGTCCCAAATGTTGAACTCTTGATTTGGTGGCATGGCCTTGatcagggaaaataaaatggtacCTGACGACGTTAACATACAGCTAGATATGTGACAAAACACATAAAAGGCTGTAACATTGCCATCAATTTGAGTCTGAGGCACAGGTCACTTCACACAAGTGACATGTTTCAAGTGTGTGATGATTTGCTGAAACAGGTTAGCTTGTGTAGCATGAAGTGTGCTTTGTGAGAGGATCAGTACAAAAGCATCTAAATTACACGTTTTCACTCTCTGAACTAGTAATGTCCATCCATGGGAGAAGGAACAGCTGGAATCTCCCAAACTGTCCCAGAATGCATCAGACCAGAACTAGCAAAAAATTGTGCAAAAAAATATAgtaggctctagaaaactaatcctcccgAGGCGAGAGATGTGGATGGAGCATATCAACAGGACACGGTATCCAacactctccatcctgccaccccttctcttaaggagcagcagtggcgtagtgtttaagagcggATGCATTATCATCTGgaggtactgggtttgattccccgctctgccgcctgagctgtggaggcttatctggggaattcagattagtctgtgcactcccacacatgccagctgggtgaccttggtctagtccagtggtggctaacctttggcactccagatgttatggactacaattcccatcagcccctgccaccacgggtctagtcaaagcttttcagagctctctcagttccacccacctcaaggggtgtttgttgtgagggggaagggcaaggagattataagccccttagagtctcctacaggagagaaaggagggatataaatccaaactcttcttcttcttcttaatcttctctaccccaactctctttctggccccctactccagctctctctttctgccccacgagcctttctcctcctccccaaacaTCCTAGGTTGTGGTGGCCTGTTCAATCTTGGCCACTGGCATTGGGCTTGTTATTGATTTACtcaagagttggctcaggcaaggagtAGGACAGCCCTGCAAGGACCCCAGACCTTCAAGAAGTGTAACGgctgaggaggagtttgggaattgtagtccttgtcAGCAACTCtgacatgagaaatggcaccctctggactacatctcccagagccGTTCACGTTTTCTGGTACGCTGTTGGGAAcgtgctgctcaattatatagtaagattagGCAGAATTGGAGGGAAACAAGACTGTGTCACCTTGCAGTTCTGTGCTGAAGCAGCTGTGTGACACACGGTTGATATACAATGCTTCCAAGGCAACTGATTGTTAAACATGGTACACACTGGCTCACATAGCAGCTGACATTTGTTCACAGTGAGATCCATTAGGGTGTAGTGGTTGAAATCAGATTGTAGAGGCTGAGGAACAAACCCATCTTCAGTCAGAAAAATTAACTGCGACTTGACAACATTTTacacgcacagacacacacacagtttctcaATGTAATCTACCTCTGAGGGTTGTTGCAAGAGCAAAATAGAAGAGGCAGCTGTGTAAACTACCTTGGAGAAAAGGTGAGATAAAAATACTAGAGTGCTTCAAGGCAAATCTCACAGCTTGGGTGCCCTGACTGAGcactcttcctctcctctcttgGTACAGGAAGCATTCTTGAAATCCCCCAGGTTAAGGAAGCCCTCAATCAGACTGTAGTTTGTCACAATGCCCGTATACAAATGCCTGGGCAAATTGGAGTCCCCCCTTCCAAAGTGGGACACTAAGGCATTTTTATTACGTTTCCACAAACATTTGCTATGATTCCTTCAGCAATGTGGCACAAGAATGAGGCAAATTTTCCAGCTCAGCATGTCAGCAGCTATTAGATGTAACTGCTAGCCCCTGTGTACAAGGTATCTCAAAATCTTAACCTGATGGAAGCTGGGAGTGGTGAGAAGGAATGGGGTACTCAGCTCTGTTTAGCGTTACCATGAGTGTCCAGACTTGGCAGTTGTCGGACAGGTGTCTGGAGGGCTCAGTGGTAAACACCTGTCCTGCATGAAGGCAGTTTCCAGACTCAATTCCTGGCTTCTCCACTTATAGGCTTTCGGCAAGCAGGTGTTGGGAGAAAGCTCTGCTCTTATGGAGCccctgaagagcagctgccagtcagacaaggcagcactgggcaggctggGAGAGTAGTCTGAATCCACGATGGTTGTtctggggcacaggtgtcaaactcgcggc of Sphaerodactylus townsendi isolate TG3544 linkage group LG03, MPM_Stown_v2.3, whole genome shotgun sequence contains these proteins:
- the LOC125428972 gene encoding uncharacterized protein LOC125428972; translation: MKCILGARPMEVTFAFILAVTLLLPGATSRSITTTATTSVSVTTGSKLGDLEEESVLNKFEFEPGSEEEDISEPDGTLEDDDIEAANDTNETETTNLEGPAVVSEGTRANDTVDEADALALFSLIVKRAIEEDEEEAINDSNEGKSETESVDEDTFSISDLPKLFKPLIDAFSDASGSEAPKKADFLSWFPSLKDLFKPSKPSETEATNSAAQPGRRSSLPVISDPSLQVPPASAQLPEPEILPSSPPHYMTNIVPTVTVPPVTVTKPKIPTYKPPITINSPDDSNSDEDLETDF